In the Glycine max cultivar Williams 82 chromosome 6, Glycine_max_v4.0, whole genome shotgun sequence genome, taattaacgaTTAGATATTTGTACAACAacgagagaaaaagaaaattctgaATTTCAAATGTGATAAATAATAGGGTCTAAGAGAGGGATagacacaaaaataatattgtattaattgtcgtatgtatattatatctcaaaatcactttttatttttgaacagcataaataatataatattaaattttaattatatttatattcataaaataagatttttatttttatttttttagtatgtaTGTACAAActgcttatattttttaaaaaatagtttttttcttattttaagaaaaaaaaaatatctacttAAAAAAAcgtttgttttaaagttaatttttttaagttgaaatAAACTAATCTgattatttcccaacacactataatattctaattattaattataaaattgccatacttttaaattaatgcattaaatatatataacaattggATTTAATAGGGAATGCATTCacgatttttatatttttagtccttatagtttttgaaactgatttttttagtccttatagtttacaCTTTAATTCTTTTCTAGTCCCTGTAGTttaaaagtagtttttttagtccttatattttgtattttaattcttttttagttcatatagtttgaaagtgatatttttagtccatatattttatttttaattctcttctagtccttaccatcaaaatatgagtaatattatcaattacaattaactacaaaaatatttagcaaacaattcgtaactaatttatcgcaagataatttgtaataaaaaatagttaataatttataactaatttgtagttaattatttttatatatatattttgtagtagggactaaaaggtaattaaaagataaaatatatggactaaaaagatcattttcaaactataggaactaaaagagagttaaaatacaaactacaaggactaaaaagactatttttaaactataagaattaaaatgtaaattataggaattaaaaaaaccaaaaatgtaaaaattatgaaactatggggatcaaatgagtaatttaacctaaaaagaaaaaagtggttaggataagaaattttatgaaaaataatgagtcagattcttaaaaaaattgacatttcaTACTAATAACATGATTATCTAGATAATATTGACAAGATTTAACTTAATAAAATTcactgaaaaaaatattgtttcaataTCATAAAAAGCAAGCTAGAAACTCATTAATTACAAAGTACCTAAGAACTAATTATTACATCACAAAAAAAGGTCTAGATcccatgaaaaataaaatataggattccgttaatttttaaaagtgtttCCAAGCATTTGATGCACcattttttgcttttgttttttgttcaaagctctcatttttttttacgtgCGATGTGGATTACTATAGTTTACAATATGACAATCGTGTTCAATATTAATTGTACCATTGTTCATATCAACATTACATAgtttaaaaatcttataaagaaatattaatcTATCATACATATATAAGGGCATAAGGCAAAATTAAACACTAATGCATActtgttattttcttaaaacgatatatgatatgaataataactaattaaaaattaaatttaacttgctatatatgtatttgattttatcAGAATGTTTtaactaatgattttttttaatcaacattGCGATTATGTGTGGGACGCTTCTTGATAACTCAATTGCATTGCACATGCCATTTTGAGGACGGAAGGGGTTTCATCTTCCTAATTTTAGCAAGGGAAGTAGGGTACCTCTTCTCCCTTCCATTCGTTGGAAACTGTTAGATCCTCAGCCATAGAAATCAGTCAAATTGATAAGACATGCGTTGTTTTTGGAATATTAATCTGTTTCAAAGCCCGCATAGCATATTCTTGATGAGTTTGGTTAGGGAAGAAAAAccatagaaaaagagaaagaaatctGAAATAAGATCGAGTATGGAAGGATTGGATGGTTTGATAGAGAGGCTTTTGGAAGTAAGGAAGAACAGAGGCAAACAAATTCAACTGGTAGAGTCAGAAATTCGCAGCCTTTGCAGCACGGCAAAAGATCTCTTCCTCAGGCAGCCAAACCTGTTGGAATTGGAAGCTCCCATTAACGTTTGTGGTacgtaattaaaattaattttgaatgtatGTAATTAATAACCTAGCTAGCTAGCAGAGGATGCAGGTGTAACATAGAGTTGGATCAGGTGATATACACGGGCAATATCCAGACCTGTTGCGAGTGTTGGAGTACGGTGGGTTTCCGCCGGATTCGAATTACCTATTCCTTGGAGACTACGTGGACAGAGGAAAACAGAGCGTGGAAACAATATGCCTGCTGCTCGCCTACAAGATAAAATACCCAGAAAACTTTTTCCTTCTCCGAGGAAACCACGAGTGTGCCTCTATTAACAGAATCTACGGGTTTTACGACGAGTGCAAGCGCAGATTCAGCGTCCGTCTCTGGAAGATATTCACAGATTGCTTCAACTGTTTGCCCGTGGCCGCAGTGATCGATGACAAAATCCTCTGCATGCACGGCGGGCTTTCCCCGGACATGGAGAG is a window encoding:
- the LOC100804212 gene encoding serine/threonine-protein phosphatase PP1, giving the protein MEGLDGLIERLLEVRKNRGKQIQLVESEIRSLCSTAKDLFLRQPNLLELEAPINVCGDIHGQYPDLLRVLEYGGFPPDSNYLFLGDYVDRGKQSVETICLLLAYKIKYPENFFLLRGNHECASINRIYGFYDECKRRFSVRLWKIFTDCFNCLPVAAVIDDKILCMHGGLSPDMESLNQIKAIERPVDVPDQGLLCDLLWADPDNEISGWGENDRGVSYTFGPDKVSEFLKKHDLDLICRAHQVVEDGYQFFADRQLVTIFSAPNYCGEFNNAGALMCVDQTLLCSFQIVKPFGTFRGKLTS